A genome region from Labilibaculum antarcticum includes the following:
- a CDS encoding mechanosensitive ion channel family protein, whose protein sequence is MLETISKILEFELISIDNHKIRVFTLVSILLIYVLTKLSLYLIKKALFRKQKFIKTDTGNTYALFQIIKYVIWVMAIGLILESFNIKVTVLIAGSAALLVGVGLGLQQTFNDVISGIILLSERSIKIDDVLEIDDDVVKIQSIGLRTSKGLNRDDISIIIPNSLITTNKVINWSHQSKKTRFRIDIGVAYGSDVDLIIKTLEESAFEHPDIDERESIEARLLNFGNSSLDFQLLFFSKNIFRIGKVKSDIRRIINRKFTEKNITIPFPQMDVHFKKEI, encoded by the coding sequence ATGTTAGAAACAATTAGCAAGATATTAGAGTTTGAACTCATAAGCATTGACAATCATAAAATCAGAGTCTTTACACTGGTAAGTATCTTACTAATTTATGTACTGACTAAACTCTCTCTTTACCTAATAAAGAAAGCTCTTTTTCGAAAGCAGAAATTTATAAAAACTGATACGGGTAATACTTATGCCCTCTTTCAGATTATAAAATATGTAATTTGGGTTATGGCTATTGGCCTTATTCTGGAATCTTTTAATATAAAAGTGACTGTGCTTATTGCCGGTTCTGCAGCCTTGTTAGTTGGTGTTGGCTTAGGCTTGCAACAAACTTTTAATGATGTAATTTCAGGGATTATTCTGCTTTCCGAGCGATCAATAAAAATTGATGATGTATTGGAAATTGATGACGACGTTGTAAAAATTCAAAGCATTGGATTGCGAACCTCTAAAGGTCTGAACAGAGATGATATTTCCATCATTATTCCCAATTCACTAATTACAACTAACAAAGTAATTAATTGGAGTCATCAATCTAAAAAAACACGATTTAGAATAGATATTGGAGTTGCTTATGGCAGTGATGTTGATTTAATTATTAAAACATTGGAAGAAAGTGCTTTTGAGCATCCAGACATTGATGAAAGAGAGTCAATTGAAGCACGATTATTAAATTTTGGGAATTCATCATTGGATTTTCAGCTGCTATTCTTCAGTAAAAATATTTTTAGAATTGGTAAAGTAAAAAGTGATATTCGCCGAATAATAAATCGAAAATTTACAGAAAAGAATATCACAATTCCTTTTCCACAAATGGATGTTCATTTTAAAAAGGAAATATAA
- a CDS encoding T9SS type A sorting domain-containing protein, whose amino-acid sequence MNPNKYLTILIGFFLTLSILGTHNTQAEEIDPNKTQVPFSTNKQNFTVWNGENYVPFFIKGINLGVSIPGTFPGELAASKDQYTNWIEGIHDVGFNCIRVYTLHYPRFYEALKEFNDANPASPMYIMHGVWLEEELGGYTKDLHELNDVFNQEIKDMLDCIHGNNSIDHRFGKAYGSYTVDVSPWIMSYIIGREIHPDEIEETNSKHADQTSFSGTVFRLASASPSEVWATSHLESLVLYERNTYNTERPVSISSWPTLDPLTHPTESGTDEDKESLDLSNLNFDGAPAGYFASFHAYPYYPDFISEDPNYQQYSDPLGQNSYLGYITDLKKYYKDFPVLIAEIGTPSSWGIAHYSSNGMNHGGCSEIEQGLNFLRLLDNIEEAGCAGGIQFSWIDEWFKRTWITDPFDFNPEARILWHNVTAAEQNFGLIAFRPSETIYSELEDFGNDKPIKKVLAAADFDFFNIRLMLEKELSNIDTIWIAIDSYDASLGESMLPSGNSISNRAEFALRITNYSAELYVTQAYDLYGLWHGVSEPKQLYHSIATDGDSWNLVRWKNNNESHEIQYVGNLKTRRTELPPSSLDAVIISNDSIDIHLPWSLLQVTDPANTKVMNDDRATPETEEAISDGIALSILHNDVLLEGSNRFIWSWAAPTNYVEVKKQSYYVVKDGLVEFNNEPIAYTDSYATNQGENLIIDTENGLLSNDFDFDGNSLYSELSEFCKNGFVFLSDDGSFEYIPDTGYSGEDFFTYRAFDDGGHSVKTKVTINVAPVTDIDDFVEEELAIAIYPNPASTFLRIDLANNKPTLLRMINLKGSIVYQKQINNSQHIIDVHSFPRGVYLLNIQTSTNLLTKKIIIN is encoded by the coding sequence ATGAATCCTAATAAATACCTTACAATACTAATCGGATTTTTTCTAACACTATCTATTCTAGGGACACATAACACTCAAGCCGAGGAAATTGATCCAAATAAAACTCAAGTTCCATTTTCAACGAACAAACAAAACTTCACCGTTTGGAATGGAGAAAATTACGTCCCTTTTTTTATAAAAGGGATTAATCTTGGAGTTTCAATTCCCGGCACATTCCCCGGCGAACTGGCTGCAAGTAAAGATCAATATACCAATTGGATAGAAGGGATTCATGATGTTGGATTTAACTGCATTAGAGTCTACACGCTTCATTACCCCCGCTTTTACGAGGCTTTAAAAGAATTCAACGACGCAAATCCTGCAAGTCCAATGTATATAATGCACGGTGTCTGGCTAGAAGAAGAGCTAGGTGGGTACACCAAAGATTTACATGAGTTAAATGATGTATTCAATCAGGAAATTAAAGATATGCTTGACTGTATTCATGGAAATAACAGTATCGATCACCGTTTTGGAAAGGCATATGGATCATATACTGTTGATGTATCCCCTTGGATAATGTCTTATATTATTGGAAGAGAAATTCATCCTGACGAGATTGAAGAAACTAATAGTAAACATGCCGACCAGACTTCCTTTTCCGGCACTGTGTTTAGGTTAGCAAGTGCTTCTCCATCCGAAGTTTGGGCAACATCGCATTTAGAATCTCTAGTACTATACGAACGTAACACTTATAACACAGAGCGTCCTGTTAGTATTTCCAGTTGGCCTACTTTGGATCCCTTAACGCACCCCACAGAATCGGGAACAGATGAAGATAAAGAATCACTGGATTTATCCAATTTAAACTTTGATGGAGCACCTGCTGGTTATTTTGCCAGCTTTCATGCTTACCCATATTATCCCGATTTCATAAGCGAGGATCCCAACTATCAACAATACTCCGACCCACTAGGGCAGAACAGCTATCTCGGCTATATAACCGATCTTAAAAAATATTACAAAGATTTCCCAGTTCTTATTGCCGAAATTGGTACTCCTTCAAGTTGGGGTATTGCACATTATTCATCCAATGGAATGAATCATGGAGGTTGTTCTGAGATTGAACAAGGACTCAATTTCCTAAGACTTCTTGATAACATTGAGGAAGCTGGCTGTGCAGGAGGAATACAATTTTCATGGATAGATGAGTGGTTCAAACGAACCTGGATTACGGATCCTTTTGATTTCAATCCTGAAGCAAGAATTCTTTGGCATAATGTTACCGCTGCCGAACAGAACTTTGGATTAATCGCATTCCGACCATCAGAAACCATTTACTCCGAGTTAGAAGATTTTGGTAATGATAAACCAATCAAAAAAGTTCTTGCAGCAGCTGATTTTGATTTTTTCAACATTCGTTTGATGCTTGAGAAGGAACTTTCGAATATAGATACGATTTGGATAGCCATTGACAGCTATGATGCTTCTTTAGGTGAATCGATGTTGCCTTCAGGAAATTCTATATCGAATAGAGCTGAATTCGCTCTTCGTATCACCAATTATTCTGCTGAATTATACGTAACCCAAGCCTATGATTTATACGGTTTATGGCATGGTGTTTCAGAACCCAAACAGCTTTATCATTCCATAGCAACTGATGGAGATTCATGGAATCTGGTTCGTTGGAAGAATAATAACGAAAGTCATGAAATACAATATGTTGGAAATTTAAAAACCCGAAGAACAGAATTACCTCCTTCAAGTTTGGATGCTGTCATCATCTCAAATGATTCAATTGACATTCATCTTCCCTGGTCATTGCTGCAAGTTACCGATCCTGCTAACACAAAAGTAATGAATGACGATCGAGCCACACCAGAAACAGAAGAAGCCATTTCTGATGGTATAGCTCTAAGCATTCTTCATAATGATGTATTATTGGAAGGAAGCAACCGCTTTATTTGGAGTTGGGCTGCACCAACTAATTATGTGGAAGTGAAAAAGCAATCTTACTATGTTGTAAAAGATGGATTGGTTGAATTTAATAATGAACCAATTGCATATACTGATAGCTATGCTACAAATCAAGGCGAAAATTTGATCATTGATACTGAAAACGGACTCTTATCCAACGACTTCGATTTTGATGGCAATTCACTCTATTCAGAGTTGTCTGAGTTCTGCAAAAATGGCTTTGTTTTCCTTTCGGATGATGGATCATTTGAATACATCCCAGATACGGGTTACAGTGGTGAAGACTTTTTCACCTACCGGGCTTTTGACGATGGTGGCCACTCAGTTAAGACAAAAGTGACAATTAATGTTGCACCAGTTACTGATATTGATGATTTTGTGGAAGAAGAATTAGCTATTGCTATTTATCCCAATCCGGCAAGTACATTTTTACGAATTGACTTAGCTAATAATAAGCCGACTCTATTGCGAATGATCAATCTAAAAGGTTCGATAGTTTACCAAAAACAAATAAATAATTCACAGCATATCATCGATGTTCATTCTTTTCCAAGAGGAGTTTACTTACTAAATATTCAAACAAGTACTAATCTTCTCACTAAAAAAATAATTATCAATTGA
- a CDS encoding succinylglutamate desuccinylase/aspartoacylase family protein — MLNDKFTILGKEIKRGERAFLELEVAKLHTRNSIRVPVIVERAKKDGPTLLLMGGVHGDEVNGIAIVRNIIRKKYNKPKRGMIICIPVFNVFGFLNLRREFPDGRDLNRMFPGYLNGSLASQFAYRFTKEIAPKVDYVIDFHSGGADRSNFPQIRCVTKEEESLQLARIFNAPFILNSEYISKSVRDTIRNLGKTILLFEGGKSNDLDEEVISCGVEGAVNVMKYLGLQDGDLELKQSPVVIPKAQWLRAPNSGMFQLRVTNGSWVVKKQILGEITDPYGDYEKKVFAPFDCYVFCVNTAPMVHKGDALFHVSLETQIDEFNNDLISPDYLVE; from the coding sequence ATGTTGAATGATAAGTTTACTATTCTAGGTAAGGAAATTAAGAGAGGCGAACGTGCTTTCTTAGAATTGGAAGTCGCTAAATTACACACTCGAAATAGTATTAGGGTGCCTGTAATTGTTGAACGGGCAAAAAAAGATGGTCCAACCTTACTTTTAATGGGTGGTGTGCACGGAGATGAAGTCAATGGAATTGCAATTGTTCGTAACATTATTCGAAAAAAATACAATAAGCCCAAAAGGGGAATGATTATCTGTATACCCGTTTTTAATGTTTTTGGCTTCTTAAATCTTCGCCGGGAATTTCCCGACGGAAGAGATTTGAATAGGATGTTTCCTGGCTATTTAAATGGTTCTCTTGCAAGTCAGTTTGCCTACCGGTTCACAAAAGAAATTGCGCCAAAAGTTGATTATGTGATCGATTTTCATTCTGGCGGAGCAGACAGATCTAATTTCCCTCAGATCCGTTGTGTCACCAAAGAAGAAGAATCTCTGCAACTTGCACGAATTTTTAATGCGCCATTCATATTAAATTCCGAATACATTTCTAAATCTGTTCGTGATACCATTCGCAATTTGGGAAAAACGATTTTACTGTTTGAAGGTGGAAAATCGAATGACCTGGATGAAGAAGTTATAAGTTGCGGAGTAGAAGGAGCAGTAAACGTGATGAAATATTTAGGATTACAGGATGGAGATCTGGAATTAAAACAATCTCCCGTGGTAATTCCTAAAGCTCAATGGTTAAGAGCACCCAATTCCGGGATGTTTCAATTACGGGTTACAAATGGAAGCTGGGTGGTTAAAAAACAAATATTGGGAGAAATAACCGATCCATACGGAGACTATGAAAAGAAAGTTTTTGCTCCGTTTGACTGTTACGTATTTTGCGTAAACACAGCGCCTATGGTGCATAAAGGGGATGCTCTTTTTCATGTTAGCCTAGAAACTCAAATAGACGAATTTAATAATGATTTAATCTCTCCGGACTATCTGGTAGAATAA
- a CDS encoding ATP-dependent zinc protease family protein, which yields MKIIIGKIDKADFPDLHLFNIDLKVDTGAYTSSIHCHQIEECQTGAEGYLKFRLLDPSHPDYNEKEFVVKNYKKKKIKNSFGKSENRFVIQTNIILFNKEFSIELSLSERSEMKYPILIGRKLLNKNFIVDTSKRNISFKLKQKNSSDSECIQ from the coding sequence ATGAAAATAATCATTGGGAAAATTGACAAAGCTGATTTTCCGGATTTACATTTATTCAATATTGATTTAAAAGTTGATACTGGAGCTTACACTTCCTCTATTCATTGCCATCAAATTGAAGAATGCCAGACAGGTGCTGAGGGATATTTAAAATTCAGACTTTTAGATCCATCACATCCAGATTATAATGAAAAAGAGTTTGTTGTAAAAAATTACAAGAAGAAAAAAATCAAAAATTCCTTCGGGAAATCAGAAAATCGATTTGTAATTCAAACGAACATTATTCTATTTAATAAGGAGTTCTCAATTGAACTTTCCTTAAGTGAACGTAGTGAAATGAAATATCCAATATTAATCGGAAGAAAACTATTAAATAAAAATTTTATTGTTGATACCTCAAAGCGCAATATTTCTTTCAAATTGAAACAAAAAAACAGCAGCGACTCAGAGTGCATTCAATAA
- a CDS encoding TonB-dependent receptor domain-containing protein translates to MNLKFNYRIGLLLVFLFLLSPTVNSYAQNNTKIATNSGLKGTIIENERQKALEYATVSIYSLPDSLLIKGTITDRKGEFELTNLESSTYFYKVEYLGFKSYKSGSILLRENKTQSLSNPISLQPDTKSISQVEVTANLDFARIELDKTIYSVSNSPISDGGTINEVLATIPTLNVAANGDIQLRGSSDVKILIDGKLSGLLGMSPGDVLSNMPAGDVDRVEVITSPSAKYDASGSAGIINIIMKKERAKGFNGNASATIGTINKHSGHTGLSLRTGKVNFSGSYSYRDDWSGGDYELSRLTEIQNNFEILNARADVDLGTRSHIGQLGMDYLINDKNTMSFSVTNRNVKQNKNGTYNYSRNLVTNSSSPTETYRESAVDIDLDSWVYNASYIRKFDRKGQEFSFDVAYTSNSAENYGNYTSEVEGNTSDFFNSDREEAIIQMDYTQPVGEVGSIETGYLYRTNEIKYNEPIDLSTAFNYKESIHGLYFQFSGEKGNFAYQFGLRSEYSDIETNKAYNDDYLDFFPSVHLSYKLSDNKQVLLTYSKMVYRPDSGMLNPFQNLQDPENQKLGTQDLGAYYTHMPEFTFIYKRDKITYTTNLYYQYKDNIIKQYRSVNEDDVAIVTSENLGSLQYAGIDFNISTKFNKWWSVNSYLSGIYQKYTSIEELDYLGNDAYSFFGKLTSTMRIPKWFNFQTTLSYDSDMPVAQGSYDQSFQVNLAFGKRIMKGKASLSLWIYDVLNTSKYNVNTSGDRFSQQMKYKYENRTANLTFRYYFGKKYNVLKTKKRSSGAHHTEKDI, encoded by the coding sequence ATGAATCTGAAATTTAATTACAGAATTGGATTATTGCTGGTCTTTCTGTTTCTTTTAAGCCCCACAGTGAATTCCTATGCCCAGAATAATACAAAAATTGCAACAAATTCTGGATTGAAGGGCACTATAATTGAAAATGAACGACAGAAAGCTCTCGAGTACGCAACTGTCTCTATTTATTCTTTACCTGATTCTTTACTGATAAAAGGTACAATTACCGATAGAAAGGGCGAGTTTGAATTAACAAATTTAGAAAGTTCTACTTATTTTTATAAAGTTGAATATCTTGGTTTCAAAAGTTATAAAAGTGGTTCAATTCTATTACGTGAAAATAAAACGCAATCATTGTCGAATCCAATTTCTTTACAGCCTGACACAAAATCCATCTCTCAGGTAGAAGTTACCGCGAATCTTGATTTTGCACGCATTGAACTGGATAAAACCATTTACAGTGTGTCAAATTCTCCTATCTCTGATGGAGGAACTATAAATGAGGTGTTAGCTACCATTCCTACATTGAATGTAGCAGCCAATGGAGACATTCAATTGCGTGGAAGTTCTGATGTTAAAATATTAATCGACGGAAAGCTGAGTGGTTTGTTAGGAATGAGCCCGGGAGATGTGTTGAGTAATATGCCTGCGGGAGATGTTGATCGTGTTGAAGTGATTACAAGTCCATCTGCAAAATACGATGCTTCTGGTTCTGCCGGAATTATTAATATTATTATGAAAAAGGAGCGTGCAAAAGGGTTTAATGGAAATGCTTCTGCAACAATTGGTACGATTAATAAACATTCAGGTCATACAGGACTAAGTTTACGAACCGGAAAAGTAAATTTCTCCGGATCGTACAGCTATCGAGACGATTGGTCAGGAGGGGATTATGAATTATCGCGATTAACAGAAATTCAAAATAATTTCGAGATCTTGAATGCCAGAGCTGATGTAGACTTAGGAACTCGAAGCCATATCGGTCAATTGGGAATGGATTATCTGATTAATGATAAGAATACCATGAGTTTTTCTGTTACCAATCGGAATGTGAAACAGAACAAGAACGGAACCTATAATTATTCCCGGAATTTAGTTACAAACAGCTCTTCTCCAACAGAAACATACCGTGAAAGTGCTGTTGATATTGATCTGGATTCCTGGGTGTACAATGCCTCTTATATTCGTAAGTTTGATCGAAAAGGACAGGAGTTTTCTTTTGATGTAGCCTATACAAGTAATAGTGCAGAAAATTACGGAAATTATACTTCTGAAGTAGAAGGAAATACTAGTGACTTTTTCAATTCGGACCGTGAGGAAGCAATTATTCAAATGGATTACACACAACCTGTAGGTGAAGTGGGTTCCATAGAAACAGGTTATTTGTACCGAACTAACGAGATAAAGTATAATGAACCAATAGATTTATCTACTGCGTTTAATTATAAAGAGAGTATTCATGGCTTGTATTTTCAGTTTAGTGGAGAGAAAGGTAATTTTGCATATCAGTTTGGTTTGCGATCTGAGTATTCGGATATTGAGACGAATAAAGCATATAATGACGATTATTTAGACTTTTTTCCTAGCGTGCATCTTTCTTATAAATTATCAGACAATAAGCAGGTATTACTAACTTATTCTAAAATGGTTTATCGTCCTGATTCCGGAATGCTAAATCCATTTCAAAATCTTCAAGATCCGGAAAATCAGAAATTAGGAACTCAAGATTTGGGTGCTTATTACACTCATATGCCAGAGTTTACCTTTATTTATAAAAGGGATAAAATAACCTATACGACAAATTTATATTATCAGTATAAGGATAATATTATAAAGCAGTATCGTTCTGTTAATGAAGATGATGTGGCAATTGTAACTTCTGAGAATTTAGGAAGCCTACAATATGCAGGTATTGATTTTAACATTTCTACAAAATTTAACAAATGGTGGAGTGTCAATTCTTATTTGTCGGGGATTTATCAGAAATATACCTCCATAGAAGAATTAGATTATCTAGGGAACGATGCTTATAGTTTTTTTGGAAAACTTACTTCCACCATGAGGATACCTAAATGGTTCAATTTTCAGACAACTTTAAGTTATGATTCTGATATGCCCGTTGCTCAAGGAAGTTACGATCAATCCTTTCAGGTTAATTTGGCGTTTGGTAAAAGAATCATGAAAGGCAAAGCAAGTCTGTCATTATGGATTTACGATGTTTTAAATACCAGTAAGTATAATGTAAATACTTCAGGAGACCGATTTTCTCAACAAATGAAGTATAAGTATGAAAATAGAACAGCAAATCTGACCTTTCGATATTATTTTGGGAAAAAGTACAATGTGTTAAAGACCAAAAAAAGAAGTAGTGGAGCTCATCATACAGAGAAAGATATTTAA
- a CDS encoding cupin domain-containing protein, whose product MDNIYPEMIKNLPEVELPYTGVRAWLLQGENQQIVFFDFDGIGEIPRHSHGARWGIVIAGEMELCIGGERTIYKKGDCYNIPEDVLHSAKFISRTILMDYVSEKDRYTIKK is encoded by the coding sequence ATGGACAATATTTATCCTGAAATGATTAAAAATCTTCCAGAAGTTGAGCTTCCTTATACTGGAGTTCGTGCTTGGCTGCTGCAAGGAGAAAATCAACAAATTGTATTCTTTGATTTTGATGGTATCGGTGAAATTCCCAGACACTCTCACGGAGCAAGATGGGGAATTGTGATAGCAGGGGAAATGGAACTCTGCATTGGGGGAGAAAGGACGATTTACAAAAAGGGAGATTGCTACAATATCCCTGAAGATGTTTTACATTCAGCAAAATTCATTAGTAGAACTATTCTTATGGACTATGTTTCAGAGAAAGACAGGTATACTATAAAAAAATAG
- a CDS encoding DNA alkylation repair protein produces METQNIGTDKIVEIYKKNANRVFAIRMESYMKKHFSFLGIPKSLRADISKEFLQGKSKSKEIDWEFVFHMFDLPYREYQYLALEYLRKLEKNLQKSDIELIEKLILTKSWWDSVDSLAPLVGVLCQKYPELKKEILEKWILNSNIWLKRVTIIFQLKYKNETDTEFLSKAILSNNLSKEFFVNKAIGWSLRQYSKYNADWVKVFISRHSLAPLSVREGSKYL; encoded by the coding sequence ATGGAAACACAAAATATTGGGACGGATAAAATTGTAGAAATTTACAAGAAGAATGCTAATCGTGTGTTCGCAATACGAATGGAATCTTATATGAAAAAGCATTTTTCTTTCTTGGGAATTCCAAAATCTTTGAGAGCAGATATAAGCAAAGAGTTTTTACAAGGGAAAAGCAAAAGTAAGGAGATTGATTGGGAATTTGTATTTCACATGTTTGATTTACCTTACCGGGAGTATCAGTATTTAGCTTTGGAATATCTGCGTAAGCTTGAAAAAAATCTTCAGAAATCGGATATTGAGTTGATTGAAAAATTGATACTTACAAAATCGTGGTGGGATTCAGTTGATTCTTTAGCTCCTCTTGTTGGTGTTTTGTGTCAAAAATATCCTGAGTTGAAGAAAGAGATTCTGGAGAAGTGGATTTTGAATTCAAATATATGGTTGAAAAGGGTAACGATCATTTTCCAACTAAAATACAAAAACGAAACCGATACCGAATTTCTAAGCAAAGCAATTCTTTCAAATAATCTGAGCAAAGAGTTTTTTGTGAATAAAGCAATTGGTTGGTCTTTGCGTCAGTATTCAAAGTATAATGCTGATTGGGTAAAAGTATTCATTTCAAGACATTCATTAGCACCATTAAGTGTTCGTGAAGGAAGTAAGTACTTGTAA
- the rimK gene encoding 30S ribosomal protein S6--L-glutamate ligase — translation MKIVILSRNPKLYSTRRLVEAAEKRGHEVLVVDHLKCIIEIEKKNPKIFYNGAYLEDVDAIIPRIGASVTFYGSTVIRQFEMMKTFTAVTSEALIKSRDKLRSLQVLSRAGVGLPRTVFTNYTKDVNHVIQSVGGAPIVLKLLEGTQGLGVVLAETQNAATSVIEAFNGLKARVIAQEFIKESKGSDIRAFVVDGRVIGAMKRQALKGEFRSNLHRGGSATIIELTDEEENTAIKAAKAMRLGIAGVDMLQSENGPLVLEVNSSPGLEGIEMATKKDIAKQIIRYIERNVE, via the coding sequence ATGAAGATTGTTATATTATCAAGAAACCCTAAGCTATATTCTACCAGAAGATTAGTGGAAGCAGCCGAAAAAAGAGGCCATGAAGTACTTGTTGTGGATCATTTAAAATGCATTATAGAAATTGAAAAAAAGAATCCGAAAATATTTTACAATGGAGCATATCTAGAGGATGTAGACGCTATAATCCCAAGAATTGGTGCCTCTGTAACATTCTATGGATCAACAGTGATTCGCCAATTCGAAATGATGAAAACCTTTACTGCTGTTACCTCTGAAGCTCTAATAAAATCACGGGATAAATTAAGAAGCTTGCAGGTTTTATCGCGGGCAGGCGTAGGCTTGCCCAGAACGGTTTTCACAAACTACACAAAAGATGTAAATCACGTTATTCAATCGGTTGGAGGTGCTCCAATAGTACTTAAACTTTTAGAAGGAACTCAAGGATTAGGTGTTGTTTTAGCAGAAACTCAAAATGCCGCCACTTCGGTTATTGAAGCATTTAACGGACTAAAAGCCCGAGTGATTGCACAAGAGTTCATTAAAGAATCGAAAGGCTCTGACATAAGAGCTTTTGTGGTTGATGGACGAGTGATTGGCGCGATGAAGCGACAAGCTTTAAAAGGCGAATTCAGATCAAACCTTCATCGGGGAGGCTCTGCAACCATCATTGAATTGACGGACGAAGAGGAGAATACAGCAATAAAGGCAGCAAAAGCAATGAGATTAGGCATTGCCGGAGTAGACATGTTGCAATCAGAAAACGGACCATTGGTTTTAGAAGTAAATTCATCTCCTGGTTTGGAAGGTATCGAAATGGCTACAAAAAAGGACATTGCGAAGCAAATAATCAGATATATTGAAAGAAATGTTGAATGA
- a CDS encoding MATE family efflux transporter, which yields MDRNSKNVRELESASIKSLLWKYFLPAFTGVVINSLYNVVDRIFIGQGVGAIALSGLSAVFPIMLIMMAFGMLIGIGAGVRVSINLGKKDFGRAEWVLGNSFVLMIIVSVIITVIGFSIKDPLLRMFGVGDDTMSVANEYLNIILYGAIFSVVGFSLNNLIRSEGNAKIAMYSMLISAGTNVILDPIFIFVLDMGVAGAAYATIISQFILCIWVIRHFLGPKSIIKLRLVNFKLNWQIVFYILTIGFAPFTMQLAGSFVQALFNIQLVEYSNDIAIAAMGIINSIAMLIVMTVVALNMAAQPIFGFNYGAQNYARVKECLILCMKAATGIVIVGFLGVQLFPELIVKAFNNSNAELLQVGSHGLRIILLALPIVGFQVVVGNYFQSIGKAGISVMLTLMRQVILLIPILFILPTYFGLNGVWFASPISDVGSAIVSGAFLIRELRKLNRKIELQ from the coding sequence ATGGATAGGAATAGTAAAAATGTGCGGGAATTGGAGAGTGCGAGTATCAAGAGCTTGCTGTGGAAGTATTTTTTACCTGCTTTTACCGGGGTCGTTATTAATTCCTTGTACAATGTTGTCGATCGAATTTTTATTGGTCAAGGGGTTGGGGCAATAGCCTTATCAGGCCTAAGTGCTGTGTTTCCGATAATGCTCATCATGATGGCATTTGGAATGCTTATTGGGATTGGTGCAGGAGTCCGGGTCTCTATTAATCTTGGGAAAAAAGATTTTGGAAGAGCCGAATGGGTTTTGGGAAATTCATTTGTTCTCATGATTATTGTTTCTGTTATTATTACTGTAATTGGATTTTCAATAAAGGATCCCTTACTTAGGATGTTTGGAGTGGGAGATGATACCATGTCTGTAGCCAATGAATATCTGAATATCATTCTTTACGGAGCAATTTTTAGTGTGGTTGGTTTTTCACTCAACAACCTGATCCGTTCCGAAGGAAACGCCAAAATAGCGATGTATTCTATGCTGATTAGTGCGGGTACAAACGTCATATTAGATCCCATCTTTATTTTCGTTTTGGACATGGGGGTTGCCGGAGCAGCTTATGCTACTATCATCTCACAGTTTATTCTTTGTATATGGGTAATTCGCCATTTTTTAGGACCCAAATCCATAATTAAGCTTCGATTGGTAAATTTTAAATTGAATTGGCAGATTGTTTTTTACATTTTAACAATTGGCTTCGCTCCATTTACCATGCAATTGGCAGGTAGTTTTGTTCAGGCATTATTTAATATTCAGTTGGTTGAGTATAGCAACGATATCGCCATAGCTGCAATGGGTATAATTAACTCTATTGCCATGCTGATTGTAATGACTGTGGTGGCTTTGAATATGGCGGCACAGCCCATTTTCGGCTTTAATTATGGGGCGCAAAATTACGCCAGAGTTAAAGAATGTTTGATACTTTGCATGAAAGCGGCTACAGGAATCGTGATTGTTGGTTTTCTTGGGGTGCAGTTATTTCCGGAATTAATTGTGAAGGCTTTCAATAATTCCAATGCAGAACTATTACAGGTTGGATCTCACGGTTTACGGATTATATTGCTTGCTCTGCCTATTGTAGGTTTTCAAGTAGTTGTTGGAAATTATTTTCAATCCATCGGAAAAGCAGGCATTTCAGTTATGCTAACATTAATGCGTCAGGTTATTTTGTTAATCCCAATCCTTTTTATTCTTCCCACTTATTTTGGTTTAAATGGTGTTTGGTTTGCGAGTCCGATATCTGATGTTGGTTCAGCCATTGTGTCGGGTGCATTTCTGATAAGAGAATTAAGAAAGTTAAATCGGAAAATTGAACTTC